The Rhodopseudomonas palustris genome window below encodes:
- a CDS encoding efflux RND transporter periplasmic adaptor subunit, translating into MLRLSTIPTLLMAAVLACATAHAGDELSISKQQAERVGIETSPLEKQPAAAGLSFPGKIAVPPDRSRLMNAPLGGRIERLLVRTDSVVKAGDLLAEIQSPALANAQAEYLVAYNKERLLKTNLDREEQLAPYGAVTKKQVIVTQSEYEQARATAAERRQALLHYGMTEAAVDKLAASQKLDPRLTLIAPIDGVVLESPTTPGQTVEALALVFKLVQLAPLWAEIQVPALRAEDFAVGARVTLRGHDCIGKVVSIGSSVEPTSQTVIVRAQFDEPDTDLRPGQVVEAQIAPITSGSAEWRVHSGAMVRRGKDAFVFVQTDSGFVATPVKIREELPQFAVVSGSFRGDERIAVRGIAALKGAWQGLGGVE; encoded by the coding sequence ATGCTCCGCCTTTCGACGATTCCGACTTTGCTGATGGCCGCTGTGCTGGCTTGCGCGACTGCGCATGCCGGCGACGAGCTGTCGATCTCCAAGCAGCAGGCCGAGCGGGTCGGGATCGAGACCTCGCCGCTGGAGAAGCAGCCTGCCGCGGCCGGCCTCAGCTTCCCGGGCAAGATCGCGGTGCCGCCGGATCGCAGCCGGCTGATGAACGCGCCGCTCGGCGGCCGGATCGAGCGGCTGCTGGTGCGCACCGATTCAGTCGTGAAGGCCGGCGATCTGCTCGCCGAGATCCAGAGCCCGGCGCTCGCCAATGCCCAGGCGGAATATCTGGTCGCCTACAACAAAGAGCGGCTGCTCAAGACCAATCTCGACCGCGAGGAGCAGCTTGCACCTTATGGCGCCGTGACCAAGAAGCAGGTCATCGTCACCCAGAGCGAATACGAACAGGCCCGCGCCACCGCGGCCGAGCGCCGCCAGGCGCTGCTGCATTACGGCATGACCGAAGCCGCGGTCGACAAGCTGGCGGCGAGCCAGAAGCTCGACCCCAGGCTGACGCTGATCGCGCCGATCGATGGCGTGGTGCTGGAAAGTCCGACCACGCCCGGCCAGACCGTCGAGGCGCTGGCTTTGGTGTTCAAGCTGGTGCAGCTCGCGCCGCTGTGGGCCGAAATTCAGGTGCCGGCGCTGCGGGCGGAGGATTTCGCGGTCGGCGCCCGCGTCACGCTGCGCGGCCATGATTGCATCGGCAAGGTGGTGTCGATCGGCTCCAGCGTCGAGCCGACCTCGCAGACCGTGATCGTCCGCGCCCAGTTCGACGAGCCTGATACCGACCTGCGGCCCGGCCAGGTGGTCGAAGCGCAGATCGCTCCGATCACCAGCGGTTCGGCCGAATGGCGCGTGCACAGCGGCGCGATGGTGCGGCGGGGCAAGGACGCCTTCGTGTTCGTGCAGACCGACAGCGGCTTCGTTGCCACGCCGGTGAAGATCCGCGAGGAGCTGCCGCAGTTCGCGGTGGTCAGCGGCAGCTTCCGCGGCGACGAGCGGATCGCGGTGCGCGGCATCGCCGCGCTGAAGGGCGCCTGGCAGGGACTCGGCGGGGTCGAGTAA
- a CDS encoding methyl-accepting chemotaxis protein — translation MTNLCSLSKAQLNLAVIIVASSIALALEALDYRPAAMTIQGFAILASCLALYRMVQTTRLISQAREVCLRIAAGDFEARILRIPDNGRTGDMLRAVNDVIDGCDAFVREATAAMDAVQHRRYFRRILPGGLHGALLRGAKTINAATDSIEQRINTFAQQAEQLENAVTGVVSSLDEDSRGMRDTAGSLTSGASLTRERLTTVAASAEHASSNMRSVAAATTELSASAREVGAEIGRSAEVVGRAVSRVSEASANVASLRSVAERISEVVKSIEVIAGQTNLLALNATIEAARAGEAGRGFAVVAAEVKALAEQTAKFTGEIEAQVEHVHSAADLVSRSIGEIGSVMSEVDDITAAVAGAAEAQSAATADIAKNIELAYDVVSEITGSIQTVTESARDTEQYAASTMTASTDLSSQSEMLAHRIRDYLARVRADMLAQRAA, via the coding sequence ATGACGAACTTATGTTCGCTCTCCAAAGCGCAGCTTAACCTCGCCGTCATCATCGTCGCATCGTCGATCGCGCTGGCGTTGGAGGCGCTGGACTATCGTCCGGCGGCGATGACGATCCAGGGCTTTGCGATTTTGGCGAGCTGTCTGGCGCTGTATCGCATGGTGCAGACCACGCGGCTCATCAGTCAGGCGCGCGAGGTCTGCCTGCGAATTGCCGCCGGCGACTTCGAAGCCCGCATCCTGCGGATTCCCGACAATGGCCGCACCGGCGACATGCTGCGCGCCGTCAACGACGTAATCGACGGCTGCGACGCCTTCGTGCGGGAGGCCACCGCCGCGATGGACGCGGTGCAGCACCGCCGTTACTTCCGCCGCATCCTGCCGGGCGGCTTGCACGGCGCGTTGCTGCGCGGCGCCAAGACCATCAACGCCGCAACCGATAGTATCGAGCAGCGGATCAACACCTTCGCCCAACAGGCGGAGCAGCTCGAAAACGCGGTCACCGGCGTCGTGTCCTCGCTCGACGAGGATTCCCGCGGCATGCGTGACACCGCCGGCAGCCTGACCAGCGGCGCTTCGCTCACCCGTGAGCGCCTGACCACCGTCGCAGCGTCGGCCGAGCACGCCAGCAGCAACATGCGCAGCGTTGCCGCCGCCACCACGGAACTGTCGGCGAGCGCCCGCGAGGTCGGCGCCGAAATCGGTCGTTCCGCCGAAGTGGTCGGCCGTGCGGTGAGCCGAGTGTCGGAAGCGTCGGCCAATGTCGCCAGCCTGCGCAGCGTCGCCGAACGGATCTCCGAAGTTGTGAAGTCGATCGAAGTGATCGCCGGACAGACCAACCTGCTGGCGCTCAACGCCACCATCGAAGCGGCGCGCGCCGGCGAGGCCGGCCGCGGCTTTGCGGTGGTTGCCGCCGAAGTGAAAGCGCTGGCCGAGCAGACCGCCAAGTTCACCGGCGAGATCGAAGCGCAGGTCGAGCACGTCCACAGCGCTGCCGACCTCGTCAGCCGTTCGATCGGCGAGATCGGCTCGGTTATGAGCGAAGTCGATGACATTACAGCCGCTGTCGCCGGTGCCGCCGAAGCGCAATCGGCCGCCACGGCCGATATCGCCAAGAATATCGAGCTGGCCTACGACGTGGTCAGCGAGATCACCGGCAGCATCCAGACCGTCACCGAGAGTGCCCGCGACACCGAGCAATACGCCGCCTCGACCATGACGGCCTCGACCGACCTGTCGTCGCAGTCGGAGATGCTGGCGCACCGGATCCGAGACTATCTCGCCCGCGTTCGTGCCGACATGCTGGCCCAGCGCGCGGCCTGA
- a CDS encoding PAS domain-containing protein, protein MAVEIRPTGKEVFFPAGELIVSKTDLKGRITYANSTFCHIAGYSEAELLGQPHSIIRHPDMPRAVFRLVWDTIAAGREIFGYVKNMARSGDHYWVFAHITPSFDQHGNIVAYHSNRRTPDPSVVANAIAPLYAEVLRVEQGHANGKQAVEAGLKALTDFVASKKVSYDELMFALQSAA, encoded by the coding sequence ATGGCTGTCGAAATCCGCCCGACCGGCAAGGAAGTGTTCTTTCCGGCGGGTGAGCTGATCGTCTCCAAAACGGATCTGAAGGGCCGCATCACTTACGCCAACAGCACGTTCTGCCACATCGCCGGCTACAGCGAGGCGGAGCTGCTCGGCCAGCCGCACAGCATCATCCGTCATCCCGACATGCCGCGCGCGGTGTTCCGTCTGGTGTGGGACACCATCGCGGCCGGCCGCGAGATCTTCGGCTACGTCAAGAACATGGCGCGCAGCGGCGACCATTATTGGGTGTTCGCGCACATCACCCCGTCGTTCGACCAGCACGGCAACATCGTCGCCTACCACTCCAATCGTCGCACGCCGGATCCGAGCGTGGTCGCCAACGCGATCGCGCCGCTCTACGCCGAGGTGCTGCGGGTCGAGCAGGGGCACGCCAACGGCAAGCAGGCGGTCGAGGCCGGCCTCAAGGCGCTGACCGATTTCGTCGCCTCCAAGAAAGTCAGCTATGACGAACTTATGTTCGCTCTCCAAAGCGCAGCTTAA
- a CDS encoding methyl-accepting chemotaxis protein: MIVAAGAAVVCGVFEYYVAAMVIQGVVMAFAGLALFRISQTRRLLGEASDVCRRIADGDFEARILGIPDDGRTGTLLRAINDMIDDCDAFVREATAAMTAMHHNKYFRRILPGGLHGALLHGAGAINTAAENIERRIKSFEGRTAELEATTSAIVTALDQGSAEMKDTAGTLTVGASSAREQLASVAAASEQAAANMQSVASATSELTSSASGVRAEIDRSAEIVARAVSSVGEATGNVDALKQVANNIGEMVKAIEAIASQTNLLALNATIEAARAGDAGRGFAVVAHEVKALASQTAQFTGEIEAQVGQVHGAAGAVSSSIGEIGTVIAEIDSITRQVAGAAGAQSQSTAEIARNIDEAFAVVREISETIHVLAGNAEDNERAAASTMTTSAQLSSQSEQLAEQINGYLGQVRKELVEQRAA; the protein is encoded by the coding sequence TTGATCGTCGCCGCGGGCGCGGCGGTGGTATGTGGCGTGTTCGAGTACTACGTCGCCGCGATGGTGATCCAAGGCGTCGTCATGGCGTTCGCCGGGCTGGCGCTGTTCCGCATCAGCCAGACACGTCGGCTGCTCGGCGAGGCCAGCGACGTCTGCCGCCGCATCGCCGACGGCGATTTCGAAGCGCGAATCCTCGGCATTCCGGATGACGGCCGCACCGGCACGCTGCTGCGCGCGATCAACGACATGATCGACGATTGCGACGCCTTCGTTCGCGAGGCGACCGCGGCGATGACCGCGATGCATCACAACAAGTACTTCCGCCGCATCCTGCCGGGCGGGCTGCACGGTGCGCTGCTGCACGGCGCCGGCGCCATCAATACGGCCGCCGAAAACATCGAGCGGCGGATCAAGAGCTTCGAAGGCCGCACCGCGGAGCTGGAGGCGACCACGAGTGCGATCGTCACGGCACTCGACCAAGGCTCGGCCGAGATGAAAGACACCGCCGGCACGCTGACGGTCGGCGCGTCCTCTGCACGCGAGCAGCTGGCTTCGGTCGCAGCGGCGTCCGAACAGGCCGCGGCCAATATGCAGTCGGTCGCGTCGGCCACCTCTGAGCTGACGTCGAGCGCCAGCGGCGTGCGTGCCGAGATCGATCGCTCCGCCGAGATCGTCGCGCGGGCGGTGAGTAGCGTCGGCGAGGCCACCGGCAATGTCGATGCGCTGAAGCAGGTCGCCAACAACATCGGCGAGATGGTCAAGGCGATCGAAGCGATCGCCAGCCAGACCAATCTGCTCGCGCTCAACGCCACGATCGAAGCGGCGCGCGCCGGCGATGCCGGCCGCGGCTTTGCCGTGGTGGCGCACGAGGTGAAGGCGCTGGCGTCGCAGACCGCGCAGTTCACCGGCGAGATCGAAGCGCAGGTCGGCCAGGTTCACGGCGCGGCCGGCGCGGTGAGCAGCTCGATCGGCGAGATCGGCACCGTCATTGCGGAGATCGATAGCATCACCCGTCAGGTCGCCGGTGCAGCAGGCGCGCAGTCGCAATCGACCGCCGAGATCGCACGCAATATCGACGAGGCGTTCGCGGTGGTGCGTGAGATCTCCGAAACAATCCACGTGCTCGCCGGCAATGCCGAGGACAACGAACGCGCGGCGGCGTCGACGATGACTACCTCGGCGCAGCTGTCCTCACAGTCGGAGCAGCTTGCCGAGCAGATCAACGGTTATCTCGGCCAGGTCCGCAAGGAACTGGTGGAACAACGAGCCGCATGA